The Alicyclobacillus macrosporangiidus CPP55 genome segment AACGGCGATACGGAATCGTTGCTCGGGTTTAGAAACGAAGAGTTGGCGGGACTGCCGGTCGCGCTTTTACACCTCAGACTCGCCGAGCCGGGGTTGCACACGCTCTTTGTTCGGCGAAGGGACGGGCAGACAGTGCTCATTCACGCGTTTGTGGACAAAGATCCAACGTCGGGTGCGTGTACGGCACACCTGCAAGACGTGTTTGGCGGGGAGACGGAGCGAGCGCGCCTGGCGTTTCAGTACGCTCTGTTCAGGGGGCTGGCGTTTGCCGCCGAGTATGGAGACCCGGACTTGCTTGATCACCTGCGCCGGGTTGGGCGCTACACGTCGTGGGTAGCGCGTGGAGCGCTGGGCCTGTCGGAGGAGAATGTGGCGCGCCTGACGGTGGCGGCGTATGTGCACGATGTGGGCAAGTCTGCGATCCCGAGGGAGATTCTGTACAAACCTGCGCCACTCAACGAAGAGGAGTATGCCCTGGTTAAAACCCACACGGACAAGGGCTTCGCCGTATTGCAAGAGGTCGAGCGGCACGTCAAGCGCCAGGCCCCGTGGCTGTACGACGAGCAGACTTGGCGGTGGGCCAAGGACGTGGCCCGATACCATCACGAGAATTGGGACGGCAGCGGGTATCCGGCGGGCCTGGCGGGCGAGGGTATTCCGCTTGTGGCGCGGGTGGTGAAGGTGGTCGATGTGCTCGACGCACTGCTTCATGCTCGCCCGTACAAGTCCGCGTGGTCCAATATGGAGGTTCGCCGGGAGATCGAGGCGAAGGCGGAGACGGAATTTGACCCAAAACTCGCCTCGTGGCTTCTCGCCCGTGAAGCTGAGTGGACGCAAGACAGGGACGATTCAGGAGGGGATGCGCTGTGGTGGCCGTAATCGCCATCCTCCTTGGAGTGCTCATGTTCTTGGCGGTGTTTGTCGTGGTGTGGGGCTTTGCGCTCGTCAGCGCTCAGGAGGAGCAATTGCGTATCCAGTCCATCCGGGGCACGTACAAACGCGCCACGCCCAAGGCTGGGTTTCTGGAGGCCATGCACCGGGACATGGTGCGGTATGCAAAGGAGATCGGCAAACCTGGATGGGCGGACATCGCCTACCGGGTGTCGTTTGCCATGCCCCTGCTCGTAGCGGCGGTGGCCCTGTTGGTGGGGTGGTACTGGGCGCTCCCATTGGCACTGCTGGCGTTCTTTCTCCCATACCTGTACCTGGAGCGGACGTACCGGCGGGCGAGACTGTTGCTTCGGCGCCAGCTTCGGCAAGCGAGGCTTCTGATTGCGCTTCTCGCGGAGGCGGGCGCGCCAGTTGAGCGCGGGATTGTGGCAGCCGAGGCGGTGAGCGGATATCCTTTGAAGCCGTATCTGCGTGACGTGTGCATTGCCATTGGCCAGGTTCCAACAGACACACACGAGCGGGAGCGGGACACCGGGATGCGGGTGCAGACGGTGGTGGAGGCGTTCATGCAGATGGCCGAACGACTGAAATTGTCTGAGGCCACGCAGTTCGCCCAGCTTCTCGCCCAGTCCACTCGGTACAACACGCCTCTGACAGACATGATGTTCACGTCGCTGGAGATCGAGGAACGGCTCCGGGACGCTGAGGCGGAAGCGAAATACAACAACGCGATCTCGAAAATCAGTTACCTGTCCACCTTGGGACTTGGTATTCCGGTGTTTGCGTACATGTTCCTCGCGGTGTTCTCGTATTTGCTGCAGTTGCTCGGTGGCGCGTTTGGGTTTGGCTCGCTGTAATCGCGCTGCCATACACGCCTCCCTTGAGTGAGGGGGGTGTTTTTTTATGCGCAGGTTCATGCGGCGTGTTGCGATCCGGGATCCGGTCTGGCGAGGGCGTTTGATTCGCCGCTGCCTTCGCTTGAAGCGCGCGGGCAGCGGCATGGCCGCGATGGTATCCAACATCATCTGGACGGTCGCCTCGATCACGCTTGCCACGGCCGGTGGGTTGCTGCTTGGCAACACACTGCTGAATGGTGTATTCCCGGCGGCGCTGAACGCGTTCACTGCCATGTTCGGAGCGTGACCGGTTTGCCATGCAGCACTCCACCAGGTGGAGGGCAAAGCCCCACAATCCAAATCACCATTTCAAGGAGGGATGCAGTTTATGATCAACAAGTTGGGCACTTTGGCGATCCGGGCGTATCATTCCACGCCGTGGATGAGGTGGCGGCGGGCCGACGCGGAGTCGAGCAACATTACGAAGCTGGCGTATGTGATGTTCGGCGTGGTGATTGTGGCGTTGATCATCATCGCGCTGGGTACGTTTATGATCTTTGGCATCAACAAGGCGCAGACGAGCGCGAGCAACGCGCTGAACTCGGTCAGTTCCACCAGCGGCACCACGACCGTCGGCGGTTACACGGGGTCGTACACGGGCGGCGGCAGCATTACCCTTCCGTCGCTTGGCAGCGGTTCGGGCAACTGATCATCCGGGCACTGAAGCGGGGCGGGCGAGGGTTCTTGCCCGCCCCTTTCGCGTCTAAGGAGGGATTTTCGGTGCGCATTCCACGTTGGATTCGCTTCAGGCGCGCTGGAACAGGAACCGGGATGCTGTACGCGGGTTTGGTGACCACCGCCGCAGCGCTGGTGGTGCTGGGGCTGATCATCATCTTCTCTTCCCTCATTCACGTGCGGCAGGTGTTGGTCACCGCGGCCGAGAACGGGGCGCGGGTGGCGGCGCTGACGGGAGACACCCAGACTGTGCAGGAGGCGGTAGCCAACACCTTGCAAGAAGCGAAACTGCCGCAGACGTATCACGGCCAGACGCTGTGGACGGTCTCATCCACGTCAGTGACAAACGGCCCGGCGCAGCCCGAGGCGCAAGTCACCATCCAGTACCAGGCACCTATTCTGTTCCCCAATCTGTTCCGGGCGTTGGGACACCCGAACAGCTTGCCTGTGACGATCCCGCTCAGTGTCACCGCCTCGGCCACGAACGAGACGTACTTCACGGGGCCGCCGAATTGAGGGGGAATGACCATGGCTGCGCTGTACAAGGGATTGGTGTGGGTGACGATTGGACTGTTGCTCACCGTCATGCTCATGACGTTCGGGGCTGCCCACGCGGGATACCGGCAACTGCGTGCAGCGGCGGAGGCGGCGGCCTGGTCCGGGCAGACCGCCATTCACCATGAGGTGGCCGCCACCGCGGGGAATCAGGGGTATTTTAACGTAACCACCCGACAGAAAAGTGATCCAGTTGCGGCCGCACAGGCGCAGTGGCAGCAAAGCATCCAGCAGTTGCATCTGTCGTCGATGTTCTCGGGTCTCAACGAGACGACGACGGTCCAAAACAACCAAGTGACCGTCACGGCCACCGGGGTGTTCCATGTGCCGTGGCTGGACACGGCGTCTCGAGCGCTGTTTGGCGGCCAGTACGCGGTGACGTTTCAAGTGCCAATGCGGGTCGTGGTGACGGGAGCGAGCCAGTGATGTGGTTGCGGTTGCTGATCCAGAGCGTCTCGATTCTGGTGTTGCTCTCGGGCGTTTGTGCACTGGTCCGCTCGCCGCTTTTGTGGCCGTTTGCCGCAGTCCTGGTGCTGGAGGCGTTTTGGCTTTTTGTGTCCCTGTGGCGCGTGCCGAGGATATCCGGCGGTGTCGTGGGCATTGTGGCGTCGGCCGTCATCGCGGTGTATCCGGCGCTCATCTCCTGGGTCTGTCCGGGACCGTATGTGGAACCCGTGTGGCGGTTTGCGCTGTCCTACGCGATCCAGTGCTTGGCGCTGATGCTGGAGGTGTGGGCGTTTCTGACGCTTCGTTCTTCACTCACCCAGCTTCCCGAAGCGCACCGGCTGGTTCGCTCGGGACCCTACCGATATGTCCGGCACCCGCTGTATGTTGCCTACACCCTGGCGTTTGTGGGCTCGTGCCTGGGGGCGATGCGGTGGAGTCTGTGGGGGTTTCTGGCCGGATTCATCGTTTTGCAGTGGATTCGGGCCAGGGCGGAGGAGCAGGTGCTGATGACGGCGTTTCCGGAGTATGCCGCATACGCGCGTGTGACGGGGCGATTTATTCCGCGGATAGTGCGCAAAGCCTCTTTGGAGGGGGAGCGGAATGATCGAGCCATGGATTGAACACGTCTTGTCGGGTCTTGGCACGGCTGGGCTTGTGGCCGCCGTGGGATATGGCGCGGCGCGAGACAGGGGAAAGCTGGCGGCGGAGCGGAGGCGATGGAAAGGGGAGCCCAGGGCGCTGATCGCCCGTTCCAACCACGTTTACAACGCGCAGGACACCGCCGCGTGGCTGGCGCGCCTCACGCACTTTCGGCGCCCGAAGGCAGAGAGATACACCAAGGGCCGGATATGGTTCACCTTCCGGGTGGAAAAGGACGCGCGCGGTGAGGTGTGGTTCTGGTTTATCGTGCCGGACGACCGGGTGCAAGGGGTCCGAGGGACGCTGCCGCCGACGTTGGAGTGGCACGAGGTAGCACGGGAGAATCGCCATGAAGCTTTGAGCCCTGAGAACCGCCAGGCGCGAATGCGGGTCACCGCCAAACACCCCATGTTGCCGTTTGCCCGCCCTGGCAAATCTGACCCGTTGGCGACGCTGCTGCGGGCGATGGGACCGAAGACCGCGGTGGAGATCGCGTTCAGTCCGATGGACGGCGGCGAAGCGTTTGAACGGGTGCGCAAGGCCCACGCCAAGGCCGACCCGGAGGCGGTCAGAACCCATTCAGGAGCGGCCAGCACCCGTGAGGCTTTTGCGGAGATCGGGCGGCAAACGCTCGCGGAGT includes the following:
- a CDS encoding HD domain-containing phosphohydrolase → MAAEIWMDAEGVIERANGDTESLLGFRNEELAGLPVALLHLRLAEPGLHTLFVRRRDGQTVLIHAFVDKDPTSGACTAHLQDVFGGETERARLAFQYALFRGLAFAAEYGDPDLLDHLRRVGRYTSWVARGALGLSEENVARLTVAAYVHDVGKSAIPREILYKPAPLNEEEYALVKTHTDKGFAVLQEVERHVKRQAPWLYDEQTWRWAKDVARYHHENWDGSGYPAGLAGEGIPLVARVVKVVDVLDALLHARPYKSAWSNMEVRREIEAKAETEFDPKLASWLLAREAEWTQDRDDSGGDALWWP
- a CDS encoding pilus assembly protein TadB, which gives rise to MVAVIAILLGVLMFLAVFVVVWGFALVSAQEEQLRIQSIRGTYKRATPKAGFLEAMHRDMVRYAKEIGKPGWADIAYRVSFAMPLLVAAVALLVGWYWALPLALLAFFLPYLYLERTYRRARLLLRRQLRQARLLIALLAEAGAPVERGIVAAEAVSGYPLKPYLRDVCIAIGQVPTDTHERERDTGMRVQTVVEAFMQMAERLKLSEATQFAQLLAQSTRYNTPLTDMMFTSLEIEERLRDAEAEAKYNNAISKISYLSTLGLGIPVFAYMFLAVFSYLLQLLGGAFGFGSL
- a CDS encoding methyltransferase family protein, producing MWLRLLIQSVSILVLLSGVCALVRSPLLWPFAAVLVLEAFWLFVSLWRVPRISGGVVGIVASAVIAVYPALISWVCPGPYVEPVWRFALSYAIQCLALMLEVWAFLTLRSSLTQLPEAHRLVRSGPYRYVRHPLYVAYTLAFVGSCLGAMRWSLWGFLAGFIVLQWIRARAEEQVLMTAFPEYAAYARVTGRFIPRIVRKASLEGERNDRAMD